The following proteins are co-located in the Xylanibacillus composti genome:
- a CDS encoding HK97 gp10 family phage protein, with amino-acid sequence MANWGKFNFRDFENLAKRFEKMSKGDVIDQFIRDFVMEIGMRALRKIKKLTQSNASGQLRSMWQIGKVERQGDSYIVEIFNNLEYASFVEYGFRAHWVPGKWEGNVFRYIPNYKPPPGEPGGMQVGPKGGWVEGRFMMSIGMKEIERELPTYLARRQKKLLEKLLRG; translated from the coding sequence GTGGCTAATTGGGGGAAGTTTAACTTCCGTGATTTTGAGAATTTGGCCAAGCGTTTCGAGAAAATGTCTAAAGGCGATGTGATTGATCAGTTCATCCGTGATTTCGTTATGGAGATCGGCATGCGGGCACTTCGGAAAATCAAGAAGCTAACGCAGTCTAACGCAAGCGGGCAACTTCGCAGTATGTGGCAGATCGGGAAGGTGGAACGTCAAGGAGATAGCTATATTGTCGAGATTTTTAACAATCTCGAATACGCTTCGTTTGTCGAATACGGCTTCCGCGCTCACTGGGTGCCGGGGAAATGGGAAGGAAATGTTTTTCGGTATATCCCGAACTACAAGCCACCTCCCGGGGAGCCTGGAGGAATGCAGGTTGGTCCCAAGGGCGGTTGGGTTGAGGGACGATTTATGATGTCGATCGGAATGAAAGAAATAGAACGAGAACTCCCCACATATCTCGCGCGCCGACAAAAAAAACTGCTCGAAAAATTGCTGAGAGGGTGA
- a CDS encoding phage tail terminator family protein: MVTYNDVRQGVFARLQQKFPEVARYGEEIKQGLKPPCFFVKLFPGQQDREVGRRYIRYHSFDIHYFAMDDRNEAMHAMAEQLYDVMEYIIINGNLTRGRSMRHEIVDRVLHFFVDYDFHVMRSAPDEPLMEELEQKERLK, from the coding sequence ATGGTCACGTACAATGACGTGCGGCAGGGCGTCTTCGCCCGCCTGCAGCAGAAGTTTCCGGAAGTGGCACGATACGGCGAAGAAATCAAGCAAGGGCTGAAACCACCGTGCTTCTTCGTCAAACTCTTCCCCGGCCAGCAGGATCGAGAAGTGGGCCGGAGGTACATTCGTTATCACTCGTTCGACATTCACTATTTCGCGATGGATGATCGGAATGAAGCGATGCACGCCATGGCCGAGCAACTCTATGACGTGATGGAGTACATCATTATTAATGGCAATCTAACCAGAGGACGAAGCATGCGACACGAAATCGTGGACCGCGTGCTTCATTTTTTTGTGGACTACGACTTCCATGTCATGCGGTCGGCGCCAGACGAGCCACTGATGGAAGAACTGGAACAGAAGGAGAGATTGAAGTGA
- a CDS encoding ABC transporter ATP-binding protein, which yields MINYRRHRRQIERMYEDRATISRQKPDESSVETKLISVTIYENEPCKLSQTSLARNGQTEAQNDIRYDAKLFIAPELEIKQGDEIAVTRAATGRVETYTAGEPFPPYSSHQEINLKAEGWA from the coding sequence ATGATCAATTACCGCCGTCACCGCCGGCAGATCGAGCGCATGTATGAGGACCGCGCTACCATCAGCCGGCAGAAGCCCGACGAATCATCTGTGGAGACAAAACTGATATCCGTTACGATTTACGAAAATGAGCCCTGCAAACTGTCGCAGACCAGTCTGGCCCGTAATGGCCAGACGGAGGCGCAAAATGATATCCGCTATGATGCCAAGCTGTTTATTGCGCCGGAGTTGGAGATAAAGCAAGGGGACGAAATCGCTGTGACGCGGGCGGCCACCGGCCGGGTGGAAACATATACGGCAGGTGAGCCATTTCCGCCATACAGTAGCCATCAGGAAATCAATTTGAAGGCTGAGGGATGGGCGTGA
- a CDS encoding phage tail sheath family protein, giving the protein MAGGTWTTQNKVRPGVYINFASDGGALGTMGEIGIAAFPTPLPWGNPGLIVLDAATYLDDALEKIGFHPEDPRIRHISVAMEHAVRVLLYRLGANGAAKASATVGNLTGTAKWGGPRGNDLMFSVQESLDEEGQYEVRTYLESEEVDVQTVEQIEDLQNNKFVDFSGSGEFEETAGAKFSGGTEGTPSGGEYSAAFAAFEAEEYNVLGLPVDDTPTKQLAVAYVRRLREEEGKKVRLVLHDYPAADYEGVTSLRNSYYDANGELIPPEHAIFRIAAMCASANVNESLTYSAIPGATDVYPKLTSAETIAALRNGELILTATNGRVVIEQDINTLTTFSPSKGRMFSKNRVLRVLDAIGNDIKRIFEQFYIGQVSNNADGRALLWNEIVTYMRNLEEIEAIQNFNSEDIVVLAGQEIDSVYVEAAIQPVDSVEKVYMKVRVR; this is encoded by the coding sequence ATGGCTGGTGGAACTTGGACAACGCAAAATAAGGTCCGGCCGGGCGTCTATATTAATTTCGCGTCCGATGGTGGCGCCCTGGGTACTATGGGCGAGATCGGAATCGCGGCATTTCCGACCCCGCTTCCATGGGGTAATCCCGGGCTGATCGTATTGGATGCGGCGACGTACCTGGATGATGCACTCGAAAAAATCGGTTTTCATCCTGAGGATCCGCGTATCCGGCACATCTCCGTGGCTATGGAGCATGCCGTAAGAGTCCTCCTTTATCGACTCGGCGCGAACGGAGCGGCAAAAGCGAGCGCAACCGTGGGCAACTTAACCGGTACCGCAAAATGGGGCGGCCCGCGCGGTAACGATCTCATGTTCTCCGTCCAGGAATCTTTGGACGAAGAAGGACAGTATGAGGTCCGGACGTATCTTGAGAGCGAGGAAGTGGATGTGCAGACAGTAGAGCAGATCGAAGACCTGCAAAACAATAAGTTTGTGGATTTCTCTGGCTCGGGTGAATTTGAAGAAACGGCCGGAGCGAAATTTTCGGGGGGCACCGAAGGGACACCGTCGGGCGGCGAGTATTCTGCTGCGTTCGCCGCGTTTGAAGCCGAAGAATACAATGTGCTGGGCTTGCCGGTGGACGACACTCCAACCAAGCAGCTCGCTGTCGCATATGTGCGACGACTGAGGGAGGAAGAAGGCAAGAAGGTCCGCTTGGTCCTTCACGATTATCCTGCAGCCGATTATGAGGGCGTGACGAGTCTTCGCAACAGCTATTATGATGCGAACGGCGAGCTGATTCCTCCGGAGCATGCGATTTTCCGGATCGCGGCCATGTGCGCGTCAGCGAACGTGAACGAGTCGCTAACATATTCCGCTATTCCGGGCGCCACGGATGTTTATCCGAAACTGACGTCGGCGGAGACGATCGCGGCGCTACGGAACGGGGAATTGATCCTCACAGCCACAAATGGGCGTGTGGTGATTGAACAGGACATCAATACGCTGACCACGTTCAGCCCGTCCAAGGGCCGGATGTTCTCCAAGAATCGCGTGCTGCGCGTACTGGATGCAATCGGTAACGATATCAAGCGAATCTTCGAGCAATTTTATATAGGCCAGGTATCGAACAACGCTGACGGCCGGGCGCTGTTGTGGAATGAGATCGTGACCTACATGCGCAATCTGGAAGAGATCGAGGCGATCCAAAACTTTAATTCGGAGGATATCGTGGTTCTGGCCGGTCAGGAGATTGACAGCGTATATGTTGAAGCGGCTATCCAGCCAGTGGACAGCGTCGAGAAGGTCTACATGAAAGTGAGGGTGAGGTAA
- a CDS encoding phage tail tube protein, whose product MTFLRAKDTISGQEGRAYAVINGRREELFYVKSLEATVEKEKAEVRTLGKRGTQHKATGWSGSGSMTIYYVTSVFRDLMLVYIKDGTDTYFDIAVTNEDPTSQIGRQTVILKDCNLDSVIMASLDTESDALEEEVSFTFEDVDIPQRFNPIN is encoded by the coding sequence ATGACGTTTTTGCGCGCAAAGGATACAATCTCGGGCCAAGAAGGACGAGCATATGCCGTCATCAATGGCCGACGGGAAGAGTTGTTTTATGTCAAATCGCTTGAAGCGACGGTCGAGAAGGAAAAAGCGGAAGTGCGCACTCTCGGAAAACGTGGGACCCAGCACAAGGCGACAGGATGGAGCGGCTCCGGAAGCATGACGATTTACTACGTCACTTCGGTATTCCGCGATCTGATGTTGGTATATATCAAGGATGGTACGGACACTTATTTTGATATTGCTGTTACCAACGAAGATCCTACATCACAGATCGGCAGACAGACGGTTATCCTCAAGGATTGCAATTTAGACAGTGTGATTATGGCATCCTTGGACACGGAAAGTGATGCACTTGAGGAAGAAGTAAGCTTTACCTTCGAGGATGTTGATATTCCGCAAAGGTTTAATCCTATCAATTAA
- a CDS encoding phage tail assembly chaperone, whose translation MSNLSFFYADNAAGSSEERVVISNRFTDHDGVPLEWVLRSITERENEACRKAATKREKGRNGVAVSDTDFNLYVAKMAVASVVFPDLKDAGLQDSYNVRGAEELLRAMLLPGEYADLVQHVQRLNGFEKDMNEMVDEVKN comes from the coding sequence ATGAGCAATCTTAGTTTCTTTTATGCAGATAATGCAGCCGGTAGCTCGGAAGAAAGAGTCGTTATATCAAATCGGTTTACTGACCACGATGGCGTCCCCCTTGAATGGGTGCTGCGCAGCATCACTGAACGAGAGAATGAAGCATGCCGAAAAGCCGCTACGAAGCGAGAAAAGGGTAGAAACGGGGTAGCGGTTAGCGACACGGACTTTAACCTGTATGTCGCAAAAATGGCCGTGGCTAGCGTAGTATTCCCTGATTTGAAGGATGCCGGCTTGCAAGATTCGTACAACGTTCGCGGCGCCGAGGAACTGCTCAGAGCTATGCTGTTGCCAGGCGAATACGCCGATTTGGTGCAGCACGTTCAACGTTTGAATGGCTTTGAGAAGGATATGAACGAGATGGTTGACGAGGTAAAAAACTGA